From the genome of Pseudomonas sp. TMP9, one region includes:
- a CDS encoding cytochrome c, producing MKLKTLSLVLLVLAVSGCGGVDPNSPQGQRQGIFKQMLKVSENLGGMLRGRIAYKEPAFIAGAAELDQLTRTPWQHFPQVREEGGETRAKDDVWQRQARFQELARAMEASTAALVVATQAQPLLRESLSAPMQRVEDSCKACHEEFRAY from the coding sequence ATGAAGCTTAAAACCCTGTCCCTCGTTTTATTGGTCTTGGCTGTGAGTGGTTGTGGCGGAGTCGATCCCAACTCCCCGCAAGGCCAGCGCCAGGGCATCTTCAAACAGATGCTCAAGGTCAGTGAAAATCTGGGCGGTATGTTGCGCGGCAGAATTGCCTACAAGGAACCCGCATTTATTGCTGGAGCAGCTGAGCTCGACCAATTGACGCGCACGCCGTGGCAGCATTTCCCGCAGGTGCGTGAAGAGGGCGGCGAAACGCGGGCTAAAGATGACGTTTGGCAGCGCCAGGCGCGCTTTCAAGAGCTAGCCCGAGCCATGGAAGCGAGCACCGCCGCTTTAGTCGTTGCCACTCAAGCGCAGCCGTTGCTGCGCGAGTCGCTGAGTGCGCCGATGCAGCGAGTAGAAGACAGCTGCAAGGCGTGCCACGAAGAATTTCGCGCTTACTAG
- a CDS encoding DEAD/DEAH box helicase yields the protein MSFASLGLSEALVRAVESAGYTQPTPVQQRAIPAALQGRDLMVAAQTGTGKTGGFALPILERLFPNGHPDREQRHGPKQPRVLVLTPTRELAAQVHDSFKLYARELKFVSACIFGGVGMNPQVQALAKGVDVLVACPGRLLDLANQRAIDLSHVEILVLDEADRMLDMGFIHDVKKVLAKLPTKRQNLLFSATFSKDITDLAGKLLHNPERIEVTPPNTTVERIEQRVFRVQASHKRALLAHLITAGAWEQVLVFTRTKHGANRLAEYLDKHSLSAVAIHGNKSQNARTKALADFKAGNVRILVATDIAARGLDIDQLPHVVNFELPNIEEDYVHRIGRTGRAGRSGEAISLVAPDEEKLLKGIERMTKQKIGDGDLLGFDASTVEAERPEVREPQKPRQPRGAKPEGERHGGGRKDKGKDAGRDTSRSKPPASRSSQPRNSSSARAPAAAVPVLPQDRAPDEFRDDEVDNFGNRADYVSPNQNKQQNRGRRPGAPATGPSASNGVGLGARPANKPARTGGGAGASTGAGAQGRRSGAGSSGQGGQARNSSGRARPPHDTRTTSLNRDELPRKEGPVKAPSDKQPVIVHKGSRLDRLPTAEQLDELANARPRGEKPALLTRNREES from the coding sequence ATGTCCTTTGCCTCCCTCGGTCTCTCCGAGGCTTTAGTCCGTGCGGTCGAATCCGCCGGCTACACCCAACCCACTCCGGTGCAACAGCGGGCTATCCCCGCCGCGTTGCAAGGCCGTGACCTGATGGTTGCAGCCCAGACGGGTACAGGTAAGACAGGCGGTTTTGCCCTGCCGATCCTCGAGCGACTGTTCCCCAACGGTCACCCTGATCGTGAGCAGCGCCACGGCCCGAAACAGCCGCGCGTACTGGTGTTGACCCCGACCCGCGAACTGGCCGCCCAAGTGCATGACAGCTTTAAGCTGTATGCCCGCGAATTAAAATTTGTCAGCGCCTGCATCTTCGGCGGTGTTGGTATGAACCCGCAGGTTCAAGCCTTGGCCAAGGGTGTCGACGTACTGGTGGCCTGCCCCGGACGCCTGCTCGACTTGGCTAACCAACGCGCCATCGACCTCTCGCACGTGGAAATCCTCGTGCTCGACGAAGCCGACCGCATGCTCGACATGGGCTTTATCCATGACGTGAAGAAGGTTCTCGCCAAGCTACCGACCAAACGGCAAAACCTGCTGTTTTCGGCGACCTTCTCGAAAGACATCACCGACCTGGCTGGCAAGCTGCTGCACAACCCAGAGCGCATCGAAGTGACGCCGCCTAACACCACGGTTGAGCGCATTGAACAACGTGTATTCCGCGTTCAGGCCAGCCATAAGCGCGCCTTGCTCGCTCATCTAATCACCGCTGGCGCGTGGGAACAGGTGTTGGTCTTCACCCGCACTAAACACGGCGCCAACCGCTTGGCTGAATACTTGGATAAGCACAGCCTTTCCGCTGTAGCGATCCATGGCAACAAGAGCCAGAACGCCCGCACCAAAGCGCTGGCCGACTTCAAGGCCGGCAATGTGCGCATCTTGGTCGCTACTGATATCGCCGCGCGCGGCCTGGATATCGACCAACTGCCGCACGTGGTCAACTTTGAATTGCCAAACATCGAAGAAGACTACGTGCACCGTATCGGCCGGACTGGTCGTGCCGGTCGCAGCGGTGAGGCGATCTCCTTGGTTGCGCCGGATGAAGAGAAACTGCTCAAGGGCATTGAGCGGATGACCAAGCAAAAAATCGGTGATGGCGACCTGCTCGGCTTTGATGCCAGCACCGTTGAAGCCGAACGTCCGGAAGTGCGTGAGCCGCAAAAGCCCCGCCAACCGCGCGGCGCCAAGCCAGAAGGCGAACGCCATGGCGGCGGCCGCAAGGACAAAGGCAAAGATGCCGGCCGCGACACCAGCCGCAGCAAGCCTCCAGCCAGCCGCAGCTCTCAGCCGCGCAACTCTTCCTCAGCGCGCGCACCTGCAGCCGCAGTGCCTGTACTGCCGCAAGATCGCGCGCCAGATGAATTCCGCGACGATGAAGTGGATAACTTCGGTAACCGTGCTGATTACGTAAGCCCCAACCAGAACAAGCAGCAGAACCGCGGCCGTCGTCCCGGCGCCCCTGCGACTGGCCCGAGCGCCAGCAATGGTGTCGGCCTGGGTGCGCGCCCCGCTAATAAACCTGCTCGCACAGGTGGCGGTGCAGGTGCAAGCACGGGGGCGGGTGCACAAGGTCGTCGTTCCGGCGCAGGCTCCAGTGGCCAAGGCGGTCAAGCCCGCAATAGCTCCGGCCGTGCACGTCCTCCGCATGATACTCGCACCACCTCACTGAATCGTGATGAGTTGCCACGTAAAGAAGGCCCGGTGAAAGCCCCAAGCGACAAGCAGCCAGTGATCGTGCACAAGGGCTCACGCCTCGACCGCCTGCCCACTGCGGAGCAGCTCGACGAATTAGCCAATGCCCGTCCGCGTGGTGAAAAACCGGCCTTGCTGACGCGTAACCGCGAAGAGTCATAG
- the ahcY gene encoding adenosylhomocysteinase yields MSAVLTPKAFNDFKVADMSLAAWGRRETIIAESEMPALMGLRRKYAGEQPLKGAKIIGCIHMTIQTAVLIETLTALGAEVRWSSCNIFSTQDQAAAAIAAAGIPVFAWKGETEEEYEWCIEQTILKDGQPWDANMILDDGGDLTEILHKKYPQMLARIHGVTEETTTGVHRLLEMLAKGELKIPAINVNDAVTKAKNDNKYGCRHSLNDAIKRGTDHLLAGKQALVIGYGDVGKGSAQSLRQEGMIVRVTEVDPICAMQACMDGYEVVSPFKNGINDGSEACIDAQLLGKIDLIVTTTGNYNVCDSNMLKALKKRAVVCNIGHFDNEIDTAFMRKNWAWEEVKPQVHKVHRTGAGSFDEQNDDYLILLSEGRLVNLGNATGHPSRIMDGSFANQVLAQIFLFGQKYADLSPAQKAERLTVEVLPKKLDEEVALEMVKGFGGVITQLTTKQAEYIGVPQEGPFKPHAYRY; encoded by the coding sequence ATGAGTGCTGTGCTAACGCCTAAAGCTTTTAACGATTTTAAAGTCGCCGACATGTCCCTGGCCGCCTGGGGCCGTCGCGAAACCATTATTGCCGAATCCGAAATGCCAGCCTTGATGGGCCTGCGCCGCAAATATGCCGGCGAGCAGCCGCTGAAAGGCGCGAAGATCATCGGCTGCATCCACATGACCATCCAAACCGCTGTACTGATCGAAACCCTGACTGCACTGGGCGCCGAAGTACGTTGGTCGTCGTGCAACATCTTCTCGACGCAGGATCAGGCTGCCGCTGCCATCGCTGCCGCCGGCATTCCGGTGTTCGCTTGGAAGGGTGAGACCGAAGAAGAGTACGAGTGGTGCATCGAGCAAACCATCCTCAAGGATGGCCAGCCGTGGGATGCCAACATGATTCTCGATGACGGCGGCGACCTCACCGAAATCCTGCACAAGAAATACCCGCAAATGCTGGCACGCATCCACGGCGTCACCGAAGAAACCACCACTGGCGTGCATCGTTTGCTGGAAATGCTGGCCAAAGGCGAGCTGAAGATCCCAGCGATCAACGTCAACGACGCGGTAACCAAAGCCAAAAACGACAACAAATACGGTTGCCGTCACAGCCTTAACGACGCCATCAAGCGCGGCACTGACCACCTGCTGGCCGGCAAGCAAGCGCTGGTAATCGGTTACGGCGACGTGGGCAAAGGCTCGGCGCAATCGCTGCGCCAGGAAGGCATGATCGTGCGCGTTACTGAAGTTGATCCGATCTGCGCCATGCAGGCCTGCATGGATGGCTATGAAGTGGTGTCGCCGTTCAAGAACGGCATCAATGACGGCAGCGAAGCCTGTATTGACGCACAGCTGCTGGGCAAGATCGACCTGATCGTGACCACCACCGGCAACTACAACGTGTGCGACTCGAACATGCTGAAGGCGTTGAAAAAGCGTGCCGTGGTCTGCAACATCGGCCACTTTGACAATGAGATCGACACCGCTTTCATGCGCAAAAACTGGGCATGGGAAGAAGTGAAGCCACAGGTGCACAAAGTGCATCGCACCGGTGCCGGCAGCTTCGACGAGCAGAACGATGACTACCTGATCCTGCTGTCGGAAGGCCGCTTGGTCAACCTAGGCAACGCCACCGGCCACCCAAGCCGCATCATGGACGGCTCGTTCGCCAACCAAGTGCTGGCGCAGATCTTCTTGTTCGGCCAGAAATACGCCGACCTGTCGCCGGCACAGAAAGCCGAGCGCCTGACCGTGGAAGTGCTGCCGAAGAAGCTCGACGAAGAAGTGGCCCTGGAAATGGTCAAAGGCTTCGGCGGCGTGATAACGCAGCTGACCACCAAGCAAGCCGAATACATCGGCGTGCCGCAGGAAGGCCCGTTCAAGCCACACGCGTATCGCTACTAA
- the metF gene encoding methylenetetrahydrofolate reductase [NAD(P)H], giving the protein MSQERRYSFEFFPTKTEAGHEKLMNVARQLATYNPDFFSCTYGAGGSTRDRTLNTVLQLDGEIKVPAAPHLSCVGDTKAELRDLLGLYKNAGIKRIVALRGDLPSGMGMASGELRYANDLVEFIRDETGDHFHIEVAAYPEMHPQARNFEDDIANFVRKANAGADSAITQYFFNADCYFYFVERVQKLGVNIPVVPGIMPITNYSKLARFSDACGAELPRWMRKQLEAYGDDTNSIQAYGEQVISEMCERLLQGGAPGLHFYSMNQAEPSLAIWNNLKLPR; this is encoded by the coding sequence ATGTCACAAGAACGCCGTTACAGCTTCGAGTTCTTTCCTACCAAGACCGAAGCCGGGCACGAAAAACTGATGAATGTGGCGCGCCAGTTGGCGACCTACAACCCCGATTTCTTCTCCTGCACTTACGGTGCCGGTGGCTCCACCCGTGACCGCACGCTCAATACCGTGCTGCAACTCGATGGCGAGATTAAAGTGCCGGCTGCGCCGCACCTGTCTTGCGTCGGTGACACTAAAGCTGAGCTGCGTGATTTATTGGGCCTGTATAAAAACGCCGGGATCAAACGCATCGTGGCCCTGCGCGGTGATCTGCCGTCCGGCATGGGCATGGCCAGTGGCGAATTGCGCTACGCCAACGACTTGGTCGAATTTATCCGTGACGAGACTGGCGACCACTTCCACATTGAAGTGGCGGCCTACCCGGAAATGCATCCTCAGGCACGCAACTTTGAGGACGACATCGCTAACTTTGTGCGCAAAGCCAATGCCGGTGCCGACAGTGCGATCACCCAGTATTTCTTCAACGCCGACTGCTATTTTTACTTTGTCGAGCGCGTGCAGAAGCTGGGCGTGAACATCCCGGTGGTGCCGGGGATTATGCCGATCACCAATTACAGCAAACTGGCGCGCTTCTCTGACGCCTGCGGCGCTGAGCTGCCGCGCTGGATGCGCAAACAACTGGAAGCCTACGGTGACGACACCAACAGCATTCAGGCATACGGCGAACAGGTGATTAGCGAGATGTGTGAACGCCTGCTGCAAGGCGGCGCGCCCGGCCTGCACTTCTACAGCATGAACCAGGCTGAACCGAGCTTGGCGATTTGGAACAACCTCAAGCTGCCACGCTAG
- a CDS encoding YceI family protein, which produces MLKKTLVALALGGALMGAGQAMAADYAIDKQGQHAFVNFKISHLGYSWLYGTFKDFDGSFSFDAATPQDSKVNVTLNTTSVDTNHAERDKHLRSDDFLNVGEHPTATFASTSVKSTGEGTADITGDLTLNGVTKPVVIAAKFIGEGKDPWGGYRAGFEGSTLLKLKDFDIQKDLGPASQDVELIISVEGIRQ; this is translated from the coding sequence ATGTTGAAGAAAACCCTCGTAGCCCTGGCATTGGGCGGCGCATTGATGGGCGCCGGTCAGGCAATGGCTGCTGACTACGCCATAGACAAGCAGGGCCAGCACGCCTTCGTTAACTTCAAGATCAGCCACCTAGGCTACAGCTGGCTGTATGGCACCTTTAAAGATTTCGATGGTAGCTTCAGCTTCGATGCCGCCACGCCACAAGACAGTAAGGTCAACGTCACGCTGAATACCACCAGTGTTGATACCAACCACGCCGAGCGCGATAAGCACCTGCGCAGCGATGACTTTCTTAATGTCGGTGAGCACCCAACGGCCACCTTTGCGTCCACTTCGGTTAAGTCCACTGGGGAAGGCACGGCCGATATCACCGGTGATTTGACACTCAACGGAGTGACCAAGCCGGTGGTGATTGCGGCGAAGTTTATCGGCGAAGGCAAAGACCCATGGGGCGGCTACCGCGCCGGTTTTGAGGGCAGCACCCTGTTGAAATTGAAAGACTTCGACATTCAGAAAGACCTCGGCCCCGCGTCTCAGGACGTTGAGTTGATCATCTCAGTTGAAGGCATTCGCCAGTAA
- a CDS encoding cytochrome b, protein MQWRNSFSHYGLLSIVLHWSVAVTVFGLFGLGFWMVGLDYYSGWYQTAPDLHKSIGVLLFVVMLARVLWRWFTPPPASLPSHGRLTRLASKLGHSFLYVGLFVLMISGYLISTANGRGIEVFGLFELPATLTSIPNQEDIAGLVHEYLGWVLVIFAGIHALAALKHHFIDRDRTLTRMLGRK, encoded by the coding sequence ATGCAATGGCGCAATAGCTTTTCTCACTACGGCCTGTTGAGCATCGTGCTGCACTGGTCAGTGGCAGTGACCGTGTTCGGCCTGTTTGGTCTGGGCTTTTGGATGGTTGGCTTGGACTACTACAGCGGCTGGTATCAAACCGCCCCGGATCTGCACAAGAGCATCGGTGTGCTGCTGTTTGTGGTGATGTTGGCGCGTGTGTTGTGGCGCTGGTTCACCCCGCCACCCGCCAGCCTGCCCAGTCACGGGCGGTTGACCCGCTTGGCCAGCAAGTTGGGCCATAGCTTTCTGTATGTTGGGTTGTTTGTGTTGATGATCTCCGGCTACCTGATTTCCACGGCCAATGGCCGCGGTATCGAAGTGTTTGGTTTGTTCGAGCTGCCAGCGACCCTGACCAGTATCCCTAACCAGGAAGATATCGCCGGCCTGGTGCATGAATACCTTGGCTGGGTGCTGGTGATATTCGCCGGCATCCATGCTCTGGCGGCGCTCAAGCACCATTTTATTGACCGCGACCGGACGCTTACGCGAATGCTCGGTCGCAAGTGA
- a CDS encoding MAPEG family protein, whose protein sequence is MTIAYWCVLIALFLPYLSTVTAKAVSGGFTPKHNHDPRALLDNLSGIGRRANNAQLNSFEVTPAFSAAVIIAHLAGSAEQALLDQLAMAFIVSRLLYLVCYLADWAPVRSLMWFVNMGLIISLFVVAA, encoded by the coding sequence ATGACAATTGCCTATTGGTGTGTATTGATTGCACTGTTTCTGCCTTACCTGTCTACCGTCACAGCCAAAGCCGTTAGCGGCGGCTTCACGCCCAAGCATAACCATGACCCGCGTGCGCTGCTGGACAACCTCAGTGGCATCGGCCGGCGCGCCAACAATGCCCAACTCAATAGCTTTGAGGTAACGCCGGCGTTTTCTGCGGCCGTGATCATTGCCCACCTGGCGGGCAGTGCCGAACAAGCGCTACTCGATCAGTTGGCGATGGCGTTTATCGTCAGTCGCCTCCTCTATCTCGTCTGCTACCTGGCGGACTGGGCACCCGTGCGCTCGCTGATGTGGTTCGTCAATATGGGGCTGATCATCAGCCTGTTTGTGGTCGCCGCCTGA
- a CDS encoding DUF1090 domain-containing protein: MHKTLLLSALLLTGTSAYAAEGTTESLTGCAAKRQAIATQLEIAKDQGNSSQQAGLEKALKRVENHCNDGALRAEREAKVSEAEEEVSQREKDLREAQDEGDQDDISKRQHKLQEAHTELQQARDALSQ; this comes from the coding sequence ATGCATAAAACGCTACTTCTAAGCGCCCTGCTGCTGACCGGCACATCCGCTTACGCAGCTGAGGGCACAACCGAGTCACTCACTGGCTGCGCCGCCAAGCGCCAGGCCATTGCTACCCAACTGGAAATAGCCAAAGACCAGGGCAACAGCAGCCAGCAAGCCGGCCTGGAAAAAGCCCTGAAGCGCGTTGAAAATCACTGCAACGATGGCGCGTTGCGCGCCGAACGCGAAGCCAAGGTGAGCGAAGCCGAAGAAGAAGTCAGCCAGCGCGAGAAAGACCTGCGTGAAGCCCAAGACGAAGGCGATCAGGACGACATCAGCAAACGCCAGCACAAATTGCAGGAAGCGCACACCGAACTGCAGCAAGCCCGCGATGCACTCAGCCAGTAA
- a CDS encoding transporter substrate-binding domain-containing protein, which yields MIRLLASIALLFVTGAGHAQSLKVCTNEWPPYTLLEEGQVRGIDADLLYLVLTNLGIRYDITLEPWRRCLRKMSDGKLDILLDAFYSDERAKTMTFPSEPMAESSMVLFHARARPYMINSVDDLTGLRVGTEPGYAYSLEAFAKGTHFIREDAPTLDANVGKLLLGRVDLVITDRAVGLFTARNMGVQHDIAYSPQPLYSDRVYAAFSRRPAVAALVPSFESELRRVKQTPEYAAILRRYHQEVSIQAAEQTDARAD from the coding sequence ATGATCAGACTGCTTGCGTCAATTGCTTTGCTTTTCGTCACCGGTGCTGGCCACGCCCAATCCCTTAAGGTATGCACCAACGAGTGGCCGCCCTACACATTGCTGGAAGAGGGTCAGGTGCGTGGCATTGATGCCGACCTCCTGTATCTGGTGCTGACCAACCTTGGCATCCGCTATGACATTACTCTGGAACCCTGGCGGCGCTGCTTGCGTAAAATGAGTGACGGCAAGCTTGATATTCTGCTCGATGCTTTCTACAGCGACGAACGCGCCAAAACCATGACATTCCCCAGCGAGCCCATGGCAGAGAGTTCCATGGTCTTGTTTCACGCTCGCGCCCGCCCTTACATGATCAATTCAGTGGATGATCTGACCGGGCTGCGCGTCGGTACCGAGCCTGGCTACGCCTACAGCCTTGAGGCCTTTGCCAAAGGCACACACTTTATCCGTGAAGATGCACCGACACTGGATGCCAACGTCGGTAAATTACTGCTGGGCCGAGTTGATCTGGTGATCACAGACAGAGCGGTTGGCCTGTTCACTGCCAGAAACATGGGTGTGCAGCATGACATCGCGTACAGCCCTCAGCCGCTCTACAGCGATCGCGTTTATGCCGCCTTCAGCCGCCGCCCGGCCGTTGCTGCGCTGGTGCCCAGCTTTGAAAGCGAGTTACGCCGCGTTAAACAGACGCCGGAATATGCTGCCATCCTGCGTCGTTATCACCAGGAAGTGTCCATACAGGCCGCTGAGCAGACAGACGCTCGCGCAGACTAG
- the ligB gene encoding NAD-dependent DNA ligase LigB translates to MKALIVCLLLLSNTLWAACPNWPTSRAELEITGLADQLAAWDDAYHRQGQSPVADELYDQASATLAHWRSCFPATGPAPENPLSTSTGAVRHPVAHTGLRKLPDNSAVASWMAQREDVWIQPKVDGVAVSVVYRQGHLQQLISRGDGRSGQDWTDHARRLPAIPQQLSAPLSLVLQGELYWRLPGHIQHKAGSLGARSKVAGLLNRQTLTDEEAAGISLFIWDWPAGPAQMQERLQQLSALGFTDSQPFSQPISIISEATRWREHWYNSALPFASDGVVLRQGQRPTAERWQAEPPHWAVAWKYPASQALAVVQAVDFRIGRSGRITPVLRVTPVKLDDRRIEYVSASSLQRWQQLDIRPGDQVVIRLSGLTIPTLDSVFWRTQQRAALQVPDATAYHALSCWRATAACTSQFRARLIWLSGKQSLALPGVGPGTWDKLLRAQVITGLTDWLTLTAEQLSRVPGLGPRSAANLKKSFDLARQRSSQAWLRALGVPGNVTLDADWDTLAQRNSADWQRQPGIGPQRAAQLQAFFQHPEVKALRNPLRAAQIAGF, encoded by the coding sequence ATGAAAGCGTTAATCGTCTGTTTACTGCTACTCAGCAACACCCTGTGGGCCGCGTGCCCGAATTGGCCGACGTCTCGCGCCGAGCTGGAAATAACCGGGCTGGCCGACCAATTGGCTGCTTGGGATGACGCCTATCACCGTCAGGGGCAAAGCCCGGTCGCCGATGAGCTGTATGACCAAGCCAGCGCGACCCTCGCGCACTGGCGCAGCTGTTTTCCCGCAACAGGCCCAGCGCCGGAAAACCCGCTCAGCACCAGTACCGGAGCAGTCCGCCACCCTGTTGCGCACACCGGACTGCGCAAACTGCCGGACAACTCTGCCGTCGCCAGCTGGATGGCTCAGCGTGAAGACGTTTGGATTCAGCCCAAGGTCGATGGCGTCGCCGTGAGCGTGGTGTATCGGCAGGGCCACTTGCAGCAACTGATCAGCCGTGGCGATGGCCGCAGTGGTCAAGACTGGACTGACCACGCGCGCCGGCTGCCAGCGATTCCTCAACAATTATCCGCCCCGCTTAGCCTGGTGCTGCAAGGCGAATTGTATTGGCGACTGCCCGGGCATATTCAACACAAAGCCGGCAGCCTTGGCGCGCGCAGCAAGGTCGCGGGGCTGCTGAACAGGCAGACGCTGACTGACGAAGAAGCCGCTGGCATCAGCCTGTTTATCTGGGACTGGCCCGCCGGCCCGGCACAGATGCAAGAGCGCCTCCAGCAACTGAGCGCACTGGGGTTTACTGATAGCCAACCGTTCAGCCAGCCCATAAGTATCATCAGCGAAGCCACCCGTTGGCGTGAGCACTGGTACAACAGCGCCCTGCCCTTCGCCAGCGACGGCGTGGTGCTGCGCCAAGGCCAGCGTCCCACCGCTGAGCGCTGGCAAGCCGAACCGCCGCACTGGGCTGTGGCGTGGAAGTACCCCGCCAGCCAAGCATTGGCCGTGGTCCAGGCCGTGGACTTTCGTATCGGCCGCAGCGGCCGCATCACCCCAGTCCTGCGCGTAACGCCGGTTAAATTGGATGACCGACGCATCGAATACGTCAGCGCCAGCTCCCTGCAGCGCTGGCAGCAACTGGATATTCGCCCGGGCGATCAGGTGGTAATCCGCCTGTCCGGGCTGACGATCCCAACGCTGGACAGCGTGTTCTGGCGCACGCAACAACGCGCCGCGCTGCAGGTTCCGGACGCGACGGCCTATCACGCCCTGAGCTGTTGGCGCGCCACAGCGGCGTGCACCAGCCAATTCCGCGCGCGCCTGATCTGGCTCAGCGGCAAACAGAGCCTGGCTTTACCCGGGGTCGGCCCCGGCACATGGGACAAATTATTGCGTGCTCAGGTGATCACTGGGCTGACCGACTGGTTAACGCTCACAGCCGAGCAACTCAGTCGTGTGCCCGGCTTGGGCCCACGCAGCGCAGCCAATTTAAAGAAGAGTTTCGATTTGGCCCGCCAACGTTCGTCACAGGCTTGGCTGCGCGCGCTGGGTGTGCCGGGCAACGTGACATTGGACGCCGACTGGGACACCCTAGCGCAACGCAACAGCGCCGACTGGCAACGCCAACCCGGCATCGGCCCACAGCGGGCGGCTCAGCTGCAGGCCTTCTTTCAACACCCGGAAGTAAAAGCCTTGCGCAACCCACTACGCGCGGCGCAGATCGCCGGCTTCTAA
- the ppnN gene encoding nucleotide 5'-monophosphate nucleosidase PpnN, whose product MAARQTINATVTPKGSLETLSQREVQQLRETGSGSVYTLFRQCALAILNTGSHSDNAKTILEAYPDFEIRILQQDRGIRLELSNAPADAFVDGEMIASTREMLFSALRDIVYTQSELENKRVDFSSSQGITDYVFHLLRNAHTLRAGAEPKIVVCWGGHSISTEEYKYTKKVGHELGLRGLDICTGCGPGVMKGPMKGATISHAKQRNVHGRYLGLTEPGIIAAEAPNPIVNELVILPDIEKRLEAFVRVGHGIIIFPGGAGTAEELLYFLGILMHPANRDIPFPLIMTGPRCAAAYLEQLHAFIGATLGEAAQQRYSIIIENPARVAREMADGIGVVREFRREHNDAFHFNWLLNIDESFQHPFEPTHANMASLKLTRNQPVHELAANLRRAFSGIVAGNVKDKGIRLIEQHGPYEISGDRDIMLHLDQLLQAFVDQHRMKLPGNIAYEPCYKLVT is encoded by the coding sequence ATGGCCGCACGACAAACGATCAACGCTACAGTCACGCCCAAGGGCAGCCTAGAAACTCTCTCGCAACGAGAAGTGCAGCAGCTGCGCGAAACGGGCTCCGGTAGCGTTTACACCTTGTTCCGCCAATGCGCCTTGGCGATCCTTAATACCGGCTCGCACAGCGATAACGCTAAAACCATTCTGGAAGCCTACCCGGACTTCGAAATCCGCATCCTGCAACAGGACCGCGGCATCCGCCTGGAGCTGAGCAACGCACCGGCCGACGCCTTCGTCGATGGCGAGATGATCGCCAGCACCCGCGAGATGCTGTTCAGCGCCCTGCGCGACATCGTTTATACCCAGAGCGAGCTGGAGAATAAGCGAGTCGACTTCAGCAGCTCCCAAGGCATTACCGATTACGTCTTCCACCTGCTGCGCAACGCCCACACCCTGCGCGCCGGGGCCGAGCCGAAGATCGTGGTCTGCTGGGGCGGTCACTCGATCAGCACTGAAGAATATAAGTACACCAAAAAAGTCGGCCACGAATTAGGCCTGCGCGGCCTGGATATCTGCACCGGTTGCGGCCCTGGCGTGATGAAAGGCCCAATGAAAGGCGCGACCATCTCCCACGCCAAACAGCGCAACGTGCATGGCCGCTACCTGGGCCTGACTGAGCCCGGCATTATCGCCGCCGAGGCCCCCAACCCGATCGTCAATGAGCTGGTGATCCTGCCGGATATCGAGAAACGCCTGGAGGCGTTCGTACGCGTTGGCCATGGCATCATCATCTTCCCCGGCGGCGCGGGTACAGCGGAGGAACTGCTGTACTTCCTCGGCATCCTCATGCACCCGGCTAATCGCGACATTCCCTTCCCGCTGATCATGACCGGACCGCGCTGCGCGGCGGCTTACCTCGAACAGCTGCACGCATTTATCGGCGCCACCTTGGGTGAAGCGGCGCAGCAGCGTTACAGCATCATCATCGAAAACCCCGCCAGGGTCGCCCGAGAAATGGCGGACGGTATTGGCGTCGTCAGAGAGTTCCGCCGCGAACATAACGATGCGTTTCACTTCAACTGGCTGCTGAATATTGACGAAAGCTTCCAGCACCCGTTTGAGCCGACGCACGCCAACATGGCCAGCCTGAAACTGACGCGTAACCAGCCTGTGCATGAGCTGGCGGCCAACCTGCGCCGGGCGTTTTCTGGGATTGTTGCCGGTAACGTTAAGGACAAGGGCATCCGCTTAATCGAGCAGCATGGCCCTTACGAAATCAGCGGCGATCGCGACATCATGCTGCACCTCGACCAGTTGCTGCAGGCCTTCGTTGACCAGCACCGCATGAAGCTGCCGGGCAATATTGCATATGAGCCTTGCTACAAACTGGTCACCTGA